From the Candidatus Angelobacter sp. genome, one window contains:
- a CDS encoding DEAD/DEAH box helicase, producing the protein AMNGGCLVVQGPPGTGKSYTASRVIASLLAAGKKVGVASNSHKAVVNLLIACGNAARERGQHLSGIKVGGEATGPVFTENLNLRYIETTSAAFAAYSNGIVGGTAWLFTRPEWEGALDFLFIDEAGQVSLANAVAMARCAKNLVLLGDQMQLEQPVQGSHPGDAGLSALQYALKDTKASRPDAPVLHAVVPPDYGLFLGESRRMHPSVCRFISESIYEGRLNAFGDCARQKIAVPSNANELITIESGIVFSGIEHDGDIQQSDEEVERVCAIFKELLGRQYTDKDNKTRPLALNDFLFIAPYNAQVRSLQAALPANARVGSVDKFQGQEAPVCILSLCSSYGEYGSRGLGFILDRNRVNVAISRAQCLAVVVADPRIAATPPGSLDEMTLINLFCKLSAPTLPA; encoded by the coding sequence GCGATGAATGGCGGCTGCCTTGTGGTCCAAGGGCCGCCCGGCACTGGAAAGTCCTACACCGCATCAAGAGTGATTGCTTCGCTGCTCGCCGCCGGCAAGAAAGTCGGTGTTGCCTCCAACAGTCATAAGGCCGTGGTCAACTTGCTCATCGCTTGCGGTAATGCCGCTCGTGAAAGAGGGCAGCACCTGTCAGGCATCAAAGTTGGCGGTGAAGCGACCGGGCCGGTCTTTACCGAGAATCTCAATCTGCGTTACATCGAAACCACTTCCGCTGCCTTCGCCGCATATTCCAATGGCATCGTTGGCGGAACGGCGTGGCTTTTCACGCGCCCGGAATGGGAAGGCGCGCTTGATTTTCTTTTCATTGACGAAGCTGGCCAGGTTTCACTGGCCAACGCAGTGGCAATGGCTCGATGTGCGAAGAATCTCGTCCTCCTCGGCGACCAGATGCAGTTGGAGCAGCCCGTGCAAGGCTCGCATCCGGGCGACGCGGGACTTTCCGCGCTGCAATACGCTCTAAAAGACACAAAGGCCAGTCGGCCTGATGCACCCGTGCTTCACGCCGTTGTCCCGCCCGATTACGGGCTTTTTCTTGGCGAGTCTCGTCGGATGCACCCGTCAGTGTGTCGCTTCATTTCCGAGAGCATCTACGAGGGACGCCTCAATGCCTTTGGCGATTGCGCCCGTCAAAAGATTGCCGTTCCTTCAAACGCAAACGAACTCATCACGATTGAAAGCGGGATTGTTTTCAGCGGCATTGAGCACGACGGCGACATTCAACAGAGCGACGAGGAGGTCGAGCGCGTTTGCGCCATTTTCAAAGAACTTCTTGGCCGTCAATACACTGACAAGGACAACAAAACGCGGCCACTCGCGCTGAACGATTTCCTTTTCATCGCGCCATACAATGCCCAGGTTCGCTCGCTCCAGGCAGCGCTCCCGGCAAATGCTCGCGTCGGCAGCGTGGACAAGTTTCAAGGACAGGAAGCCCCGGTTTGCATTCTGTCGCTTTGCTCCAGCTACGGCGAATACGGCTCTCGTGGACTTGGCTTCATCCTCGACCGCAATCGCGTCAACGTCGCCATCTCACGCGCCCAATGCTTGGCGGTGGTCGTTGCCGATCCACGCATTGCCGCCACGCCTCCCGGTTCGTTGGATGAGATGACGCTCATCAACCTGTTCTGCAAATTGTCCGCGCCAACTCTTCCCGCATGA
- a CDS encoding DUF4391 domain-containing protein, giving the protein MSFAPIIHALALPPETRVEQRVPKKLFVENGAPTASDKRQINEGISEVLWQAALKPANLGVPVFRDAVREYLEVAILTAHFRSTAKTARLVELIHRAIPYPVLLISLTGETASLSVAHKRWSQGESGKVVIEELRATAPFRPDAPTAEEAQFLARLSVVGLPQGDLFALYQSWLDSILALEAAQITGAFRPPTADNSSALREQLDARAQAVRELAALRAQAEKETQLNRRVELNLAIKRLEARIAELVQTL; this is encoded by the coding sequence ATGAGTTTCGCGCCCATCATTCATGCACTCGCGTTGCCGCCCGAAACCCGCGTTGAACAGCGTGTCCCGAAAAAGCTCTTTGTCGAAAACGGCGCACCCACGGCCAGCGACAAGCGCCAGATCAACGAAGGCATTTCCGAAGTCCTTTGGCAAGCGGCGCTGAAACCCGCAAATCTCGGTGTGCCCGTCTTCCGGGACGCCGTGCGTGAGTATCTGGAAGTTGCCATTCTCACGGCTCATTTCCGTTCCACGGCCAAAACCGCGCGCCTGGTTGAGCTCATTCATCGCGCGATTCCGTATCCGGTGTTGTTGATTTCGCTTACCGGAGAAACGGCTTCCTTGTCGGTGGCTCACAAACGCTGGTCGCAAGGCGAATCCGGCAAAGTCGTCATCGAAGAACTGCGCGCCACCGCACCTTTCCGCCCGGATGCCCCTACGGCAGAGGAAGCCCAATTCCTGGCCCGCCTCTCAGTCGTCGGACTGCCGCAAGGCGATTTGTTCGCGCTCTACCAAAGCTGGCTGGATTCCATCCTCGCGCTGGAGGCTGCGCAAATTACCGGCGCATTTCGCCCACCCACGGCGGACAATTCCTCCGCCCTCCGCGAACAACTGGATGCCCGCGCCCAAGCAGTGCGCGAGTTGGCTGCGCTGCGCGCCCAGGCCGAAAAGGAGACGCAACTCAACCGCCGCGTGGAACTCAACCTCGCCATCAAACGGCTCGAAGCGCGCATTGCCGAACTCGTTCAAACTCTTTAA
- a CDS encoding site-specific DNA-methyltransferase: protein MEKLTAQSPETKSPDLVAENLAKLKALFPEVVTEDGVNVDSLKQLIGKTITDAEEKFGLNWHGKRKARKLALTPSGGTLRPCPEESVDWDKTQNLMIEGDNLEVLKLLQKSYNGKVKLIYIDPPYNTGNDFVYSDDFQDNIKNYLEITGQVGEAGRKLSSNAESSGRFHTDWLNMMYPRLRLARNLLCEDGALFVSVDDGEVNNLRSVIDEIFGPENFIALFVWEKRTTRENRRVFSFNHEYVLCVAKSKTQFEQVRNLLPTTEEVRNRYANPDNDPRGPWQSVSLNAQAGHATKDQFYSFTTPGGRVLDPPPGRCWAVTKPKLEQLVADNRVWFGETGNNVPRRKLFLSEAADGLTPHTLWTAAEVGTNDSAKKDLIELFGGVEVFDTPKPTALIRRIIEITTSKSDLVLDFFAGAGPTGEAVFDTNQIDGGHRRFVLVQLPEPTDKPDYPTIADITKERLRRAAMKTRTAWENQQATQAAAEPDLLKPPSTAQKPELPDLGFRVFKLASSNIRAWEPDRADLAQTLEASVEHLKTDRTESDILFELLLKLGLDLTVPTEKKFIAGQDVYSMGAGTLIVCLSKSIAAKEVEPLALGVAEWHKAQAPAGESTVVFRDSAFADDVAKTNLTAILQQHGLENIRSL, encoded by the coding sequence ATGGAAAAACTGACTGCGCAATCACCGGAGACGAAATCGCCCGATCTCGTCGCCGAGAATCTGGCCAAGCTCAAGGCGCTGTTCCCGGAGGTCGTCACCGAAGACGGCGTGAACGTGGATTCCCTGAAACAGTTGATTGGCAAAACCATCACAGACGCAGAGGAGAAATTCGGCCTCAACTGGCATGGCAAGCGCAAGGCCCGCAAGTTGGCACTCACCCCCAGCGGAGGCACGCTGCGCCCCTGTCCGGAAGAGAGCGTGGACTGGGACAAGACGCAAAACCTGATGATTGAGGGCGACAATCTCGAAGTCCTCAAGCTCCTCCAAAAATCCTACAATGGGAAAGTGAAGCTCATTTACATTGACCCTCCCTACAACACGGGAAATGACTTCGTTTACTCCGATGATTTTCAGGATAACATCAAGAACTACCTCGAAATCACCGGTCAGGTTGGAGAAGCTGGCCGTAAACTTTCCTCCAACGCTGAATCCTCTGGTCGCTTTCACACCGATTGGCTCAACATGATGTATCCTCGATTGAGGCTCGCACGCAATCTCCTGTGCGAGGACGGCGCTTTGTTTGTCTCGGTTGACGATGGTGAAGTTAACAATCTCCGAAGTGTCATTGACGAGATTTTCGGCCCCGAAAACTTTATCGCCCTGTTTGTTTGGGAAAAGCGAACTACCAGAGAAAACCGGCGTGTTTTTTCTTTTAACCATGAATACGTCCTCTGCGTGGCAAAGAGCAAAACGCAATTTGAGCAAGTCAGAAATCTCCTGCCAACCACCGAAGAGGTCCGCAACCGCTACGCCAATCCCGACAATGACCCCCGTGGCCCTTGGCAGTCCGTATCTCTCAACGCCCAAGCCGGACACGCCACAAAAGACCAGTTTTACTCTTTCACCACTCCCGGCGGTCGTGTCTTGGATCCACCACCGGGCCGATGCTGGGCCGTAACAAAGCCAAAGCTCGAACAACTTGTCGCCGACAACCGCGTATGGTTTGGCGAGACCGGTAATAATGTCCCTCGCCGTAAACTCTTTCTTTCTGAGGCTGCAGATGGACTCACTCCACATACACTTTGGACCGCTGCCGAAGTTGGAACGAACGACTCCGCAAAGAAGGATTTAATAGAACTATTTGGCGGAGTCGAGGTCTTCGATACGCCCAAGCCTACCGCATTGATCCGCAGAATAATTGAAATCACAACCAGCAAATCGGACCTGGTGCTCGATTTCTTCGCTGGCGCAGGCCCTACCGGTGAGGCAGTGTTCGACACCAACCAAATAGACGGGGGACATCGTCGCTTCGTTCTTGTTCAACTGCCCGAGCCTACGGACAAACCGGATTACCCAACTATCGCTGACATCACCAAGGAACGGTTGCGTCGCGCCGCCATGAAAACTCGCACGGCCTGGGAAAACCAACAGGCCACACAAGCAGCCGCCGAACCCGATTTGCTTAAGCCGCCATCAACCGCTCAAAAACCCGAATTGCCGGACCTCGGTTTCCGCGTTTTCAAGCTGGCGTCGAGCAACATCCGCGCATGGGAGCCGGATCGCGCCGATCTCGCACAGACGTTGGAAGCGTCGGTTGAACATCTTAAAACCGACCGCACGGAATCCGACATCCTGTTCGAGTTGCTTTTGAAACTCGGGCTGGACCTCACCGTGCCCACCGAAAAGAAGTTCATCGCTGGGCAGGACGTTTACAGCATGGGTGCGGGCACATTGATTGTTTGCTTGTCCAAATCCATCGCCGCCAAAGAAGTCGAACCACTGGCTCTCGGCGTCGCCGAATGGCACAAGGCTCAAGCCCCCGCTGGCGAATCCACCGTCGTCTTCCGCGACAGCGCCTTTGCTGACGACGTGGCCAAAACCAACCTCACCGCTATCCTGCAACAGCACGGGCTGGAGAATATCCGCAGCCTCTAA
- a CDS encoding gamma-glutamylcyclotransferase family protein produces the protein MPTNPKTFVTFAYGSNMLCSRIQDQERCPSARALGVAELHGHELKWHKRSKDGSGKCDVVQAKDKKQIVYGVLFEIAASEKSELDTAEGRGNGYEEKQVQVVFGGAPRTVSLYAATKTDSSLKPYTWYKAFVVAGAKEHKLPSEYIRQLEAVEATQDPDRERERRNTQLLEGNRLSPTS, from the coding sequence ATGCCGACAAACCCCAAAACCTTTGTCACGTTCGCCTACGGCTCGAACATGCTTTGCAGCCGGATTCAGGATCAGGAGCGTTGCCCCTCGGCCCGCGCCTTGGGCGTCGCCGAGTTGCACGGCCACGAATTGAAGTGGCACAAACGCAGCAAAGACGGCTCAGGCAAGTGCGACGTCGTTCAAGCGAAGGACAAAAAGCAGATTGTTTACGGCGTGCTTTTCGAAATTGCCGCGAGTGAGAAGTCAGAACTCGATACGGCAGAAGGTCGCGGCAATGGATATGAAGAGAAGCAGGTGCAAGTTGTGTTCGGAGGAGCACCCCGAACTGTATCTCTCTACGCCGCGACCAAGACGGATTCATCGTTGAAGCCCTACACCTGGTATAAGGCGTTTGTCGTGGCGGGGGCGAAGGAGCACAAACTTCCAAGCGAATACATCCGCCAGTTGGAAGCTGTGGAGGCCACTCAAGACCCTGATCGTGAAAGAGAGCGGCGCAACACCCAGTTGTTGGAGGGAAATCGCCTCAGCCCTACGTCATGA
- a CDS encoding DEAD/DEAH box helicase family protein encodes MKLHFEPNLDYQHAAIESVCDLFKGQEICRSVFTVTRDVDDAQQRMGFAETDIGIGNRLTLLDDDLLKNLNDIQLRNGLPPSASLASGDFTVEMETGTGKTYVYLRTVFELNQRYGFNKFVIVVPSVAIKEGVYKSLQMMEDHFRSLYANVPFEYFLYDSSKLGQVRNFATSSHIQVMVVTVGAINKKDVNNLYKDSEKTGGEKPIDLIKATRPIIIVDEPQSVDGGLEGRGKEALGMMSPLCTLRFSATHVEKHHMVFRLDAVDAYERKLVKQIEVAEARISGGHNKPYVKLLSVGNKKGVITAKVELDMQTRSGVQRQEVNVQDGDNLEMTTNRAVYHDCRVGEIRVAQGSEFMELRVPGGEHFLKPGEAFGDLDALAVQREMISRTIKEHLTKELRLAPQGIKVLSLFFIDSVERYRQYDAEGNQIKGDYAKIFEEEYRRLAKHPDYQSLFKEVDLQTAVEEVHNGYFSIDKRRVGGKTVEVFKDTRGDTKADDDTYSLIMREKEKLLGFETPLKFIFSHSALKEGWDNPNVFQICALRDMGTERERRQTIGRGLRLCVNQQGERLRGFEINTLTVVATESYEQFAENLQKEIEEDTGIRFGIVEHHQFAGISVTGADGKSTPLGFDKSKQLWQVLRDAGLVDHKGKIQNALKQALKDNTLTLPEPFASQLPQIKEVLRKLSGKLEIKNADERQQIKTRQAVLQSAEFKALWDRIKHKTTYRVQFDNEALIQKCIAAIKDGPPITKTRLEWRKADIAIGKAGVEATETATSAPVVLEERDIELPDVLTDLQDKTQLTRRSIHRILIGSGRLNDFTRNPQEFIELTADGVNRAKRLALVDGIKYQRLGDEQYYAQELFEQEELTGYLRNMIAVGDRSVYEHVVYQSDTEKSFAEQLEKNEAIKIFAKLPGWFKVPTPLGTYNPDWAVLVEKDGAVRLYFVVETKSSLFTDDLRDRESAKIKCGEAHFDALAVGENPARFVKATRLDDVFAATS; translated from the coding sequence ATGAAACTCCATTTCGAGCCCAATCTCGACTACCAGCACGCGGCTATCGAATCCGTGTGCGACCTGTTCAAGGGGCAGGAGATTTGCCGCAGCGTCTTCACCGTCACTCGCGACGTGGATGACGCACAACAGCGCATGGGTTTCGCCGAAACCGACATCGGTATCGGCAACCGCCTCACGTTGCTCGACGATGACCTGCTCAAGAACCTGAACGACATTCAACTGCGCAACGGATTGCCACCGTCCGCTTCGCTGGCTTCCGGCGATTTCACCGTTGAGATGGAGACCGGAACAGGCAAGACCTACGTTTATCTGCGCACCGTGTTCGAGTTGAATCAGCGTTACGGCTTTAACAAATTCGTCATCGTTGTCCCGTCCGTCGCCATCAAGGAGGGCGTTTACAAGTCGCTCCAGATGATGGAAGACCATTTCCGTTCGCTCTACGCCAACGTCCCCTTCGAGTATTTTCTCTACGACTCCAGCAAGCTCGGCCAGGTCCGCAACTTCGCCACGAGTTCGCACATTCAAGTGATGGTTGTGACCGTGGGCGCGATCAACAAGAAGGACGTCAACAACCTCTACAAAGACAGCGAGAAGACCGGGGGCGAGAAGCCGATTGATTTAATCAAAGCCACCCGGCCCATCATCATCGTGGACGAACCGCAGAGCGTGGACGGCGGCCTCGAAGGTCGCGGCAAGGAAGCTCTCGGAATGATGAGCCCGCTCTGCACGTTGCGTTTTTCCGCCACGCATGTGGAGAAGCACCACATGGTCTTCCGCCTCGATGCGGTGGATGCTTACGAGCGCAAGCTGGTGAAGCAGATCGAAGTGGCGGAGGCGCGCATCTCGGGCGGCCACAACAAGCCCTACGTGAAGCTCCTTTCTGTCGGCAATAAAAAGGGCGTCATCACGGCCAAGGTGGAGTTGGACATGCAAACGCGGTCCGGCGTGCAGCGCCAAGAAGTCAACGTGCAGGACGGCGACAATCTGGAGATGACCACCAACCGGGCGGTTTATCACGATTGCCGCGTTGGCGAGATTCGTGTCGCCCAAGGCAGCGAGTTCATGGAATTACGCGTCCCCGGAGGCGAACACTTCCTCAAGCCGGGCGAGGCTTTTGGCGACCTTGATGCGCTGGCCGTGCAGCGTGAGATGATCAGCCGCACCATCAAAGAGCATTTGACCAAAGAGCTTCGTCTCGCGCCCCAGGGAATCAAAGTCCTCTCGCTGTTCTTCATTGATTCCGTGGAGCGCTATCGGCAATACGACGCCGAGGGCAACCAAATCAAAGGCGACTACGCCAAAATCTTTGAAGAGGAATATCGCCGCTTGGCAAAACACCCCGATTACCAAAGCTTGTTCAAGGAAGTGGACCTGCAAACCGCTGTCGAGGAAGTCCACAACGGATACTTCTCGATTGATAAAAGGAGAGTCGGCGGAAAGACCGTTGAGGTTTTTAAGGACACACGCGGTGACACAAAGGCGGACGACGACACCTACAGTCTGATCATGCGCGAGAAGGAGAAGCTGTTGGGCTTCGAGACGCCCCTTAAATTCATCTTTTCCCATTCCGCGCTCAAGGAGGGCTGGGACAATCCGAACGTCTTCCAGATTTGCGCGTTGCGCGATATGGGCACGGAACGCGAGCGCCGGCAGACGATTGGTCGCGGCCTTCGGCTCTGCGTCAACCAGCAAGGTGAACGCTTGCGCGGCTTTGAGATCAACACCCTGACGGTCGTTGCCACCGAGAGCTACGAGCAGTTTGCCGAAAACTTGCAGAAGGAAATTGAGGAGGACACGGGCATTCGTTTCGGAATTGTTGAGCATCATCAGTTCGCTGGCATTTCGGTCACAGGTGCGGACGGCAAATCCACGCCACTCGGCTTCGACAAATCGAAGCAGCTTTGGCAGGTGCTCCGCGATGCCGGCCTGGTGGACCATAAAGGCAAGATTCAGAACGCCCTGAAGCAGGCGCTCAAGGACAACACGCTGACCTTGCCCGAACCGTTCGCCTCTCAACTCCCTCAAATCAAGGAAGTGCTGCGGAAGCTTTCCGGGAAATTGGAGATCAAAAACGCGGACGAGCGCCAGCAGATCAAGACACGGCAAGCCGTGCTCCAGAGCGCCGAGTTCAAGGCGCTATGGGATCGCATCAAGCACAAGACGACCTACCGCGTTCAGTTCGACAACGAGGCGCTCATCCAAAAGTGTATTGCGGCCATCAAGGATGGTCCGCCAATCACGAAAACCCGGCTCGAATGGCGCAAGGCCGACATCGCCATCGGCAAAGCGGGTGTTGAGGCCACGGAAACGGCCACGTCTGCACCGGTAGTGCTCGAAGAGCGCGACATCGAGTTGCCGGATGTCCTAACGGACTTGCAGGACAAAACTCAACTCACCCGCCGGAGCATTCATCGCATTCTAATCGGCAGCGGCAGGTTGAATGACTTCACAAGGAATCCGCAGGAGTTTATCGAACTGACCGCCGATGGGGTTAATCGAGCCAAGCGTCTGGCGCTGGTGGACGGCATCAAATACCAACGCCTCGGGGACGAGCAATACTACGCGCAGGAATTGTTTGAGCAGGAAGAACTCACGGGCTATCTGAGAAACATGATTGCGGTCGGCGACCGCAGCGTTTACGAGCACGTCGTTTACCAGTCGGACACCGAGAAATCATTTGCTGAACAGTTAGAAAAGAACGAAGCCATCAAGATTTTCGCCAAATTGCCGGGCTGGTTCAAAGTTCCGACGCCGTTGGGCACCTACAACCCGGATTGGGCAGTGCTTGTAGAAAAGGACGGCGCGGTTCGCCTTTATTTTGTCGTCGAAACCAAGAGCAGCCTGTTCACCGACGACTTACGCGACCGTGAAAGTGCCAAGATTAAATGCGGCGAAGCGCATTTCGACGCTCTGGCCGTCGGCGAGAATCCGGCTCGTTTTGTGAAAGCCACAAGACTCGATGATGTGTTTGCCGCAACCTCCTAA
- a CDS encoding phospholipase D-like domain-containing protein, producing the protein MNLHLQDPLDPNAPFLQEKILETCAGATCGGGAFAFVTKSGVDLLLNDLAFKAFTTEGNFDLVVGVDEVTNPLALTSLRQLAGEIDTLQIRVFYHEQPNTTFHPKFCWFRHKKTAVLITGSGNLTGRAMRGNWEAFTITEFDEKDATALEDRWAAWTHAHAERLRPLDDPAVIARAEENQRRARRLGPRLPEPLQEPQPPESPAADENIPRPPLAAEGQVAALVAEIPRAGNRWNQANFDLNTFRHFFGAQPGASHRIVLQHVNDVGELGTMESRPSVSVASHNYRFELEAASGLQYPRRGHPIGVFLQIGRRTFRYRLLLPRWPGYSAMRDFLATRYTGRANQMRRVVATAADVYQAWPGSPLWREPLQIED; encoded by the coding sequence ATGAACCTTCACCTTCAGGATCCACTAGATCCGAACGCACCGTTCCTTCAAGAAAAGATTCTCGAAACCTGTGCCGGAGCAACTTGCGGCGGTGGCGCATTTGCTTTTGTAACCAAGAGCGGAGTCGATCTACTTCTCAACGACCTAGCCTTTAAGGCATTCACGACCGAAGGCAATTTTGACTTGGTGGTGGGCGTCGATGAAGTCACCAATCCTCTCGCACTTACATCTCTCCGCCAATTGGCTGGTGAGATTGACACCCTACAGATCCGCGTATTCTACCATGAACAACCAAATACAACCTTCCATCCGAAGTTTTGTTGGTTCCGGCACAAAAAAACTGCCGTGCTTATCACAGGTTCTGGCAACCTCACAGGTCGGGCGATGCGCGGCAATTGGGAGGCTTTCACTATCACAGAATTTGACGAGAAAGATGCGACCGCGCTCGAAGACCGATGGGCCGCATGGACACACGCGCATGCGGAGCGGCTACGACCACTGGACGATCCGGCTGTTATCGCTAGAGCAGAGGAAAATCAGAGACGGGCAAGACGCTTAGGTCCCCGGTTACCAGAACCACTCCAGGAGCCTCAACCACCAGAGTCCCCCGCTGCGGATGAAAACATTCCCCGTCCTCCCCTAGCAGCAGAAGGACAAGTCGCTGCTCTGGTTGCCGAAATTCCAAGAGCGGGCAACCGATGGAACCAAGCAAACTTCGATCTCAATACGTTCCGCCATTTTTTTGGTGCCCAACCGGGCGCGAGCCATAGAATTGTCCTTCAGCATGTGAACGATGTTGGAGAGCTTGGGACAATGGAGAGCCGGCCAAGCGTGTCGGTCGCTAGTCACAACTACCGCTTTGAGTTGGAGGCTGCTTCCGGCCTGCAATACCCTCGGCGCGGTCATCCGATTGGTGTTTTTTTACAGATTGGCCGCCGCACCTTTAGGTATCGTCTTCTCCTACCCAGGTGGCCAGGTTACTCAGCCATGAGAGACTTCCTTGCAACCAGATACACTGGGCGAGCCAACCAAATGCGTCGCGTCGTTGCTACGGCCGCAGACGTTTACCAAGCATGGCCCGGTTCTCCTCTTTGGCGTGAACCACTGCAAATCGAGGACTGA